Proteins from one Sabethes cyaneus chromosome 2, idSabCyanKW18_F2, whole genome shotgun sequence genomic window:
- the LOC128733458 gene encoding coiled-coil domain-containing protein 34-like produces MGVSPPVKIFDNVRFSVHFTIANSEVNKAVFISKNRTESDEDSDDVSSLVSPSCTLKQDAGGFSDDCNSETSSSTMVAQILSKSRERDSKAFDKWLKAKVETERIRKEKEQKRKRREEAIKKLEEERRKQESEEKLKKWVERKELERKKKQEIQEKQKQKKELEQKLSKNWTNSDDSTTNFNAWLSRVKQQKEETKLRQLAKQRIEEEIKQQRQDLSRMFYGEWLKSAKDKPKPVPLNRGIESLRGTVSKIFINPNPWQATD; encoded by the exons ATGGGAGTTTCACCTCCGGTGAAGATTTTCG ATAATGTCCGCTTTTCTGTCCACTTTACAATCGCAAACAGCGAGGTGAATAAAGCGGTCTTCATCTCCAAGAACCGAACGGAAAGCGATGAAGACAGTGATGACGTTTCCTCTCTGGTTTCGCCCAGTTGTACCCTGAAGCAGGACGCAGGAGGTTTTTCCGATGATTGC AATTCCGAGACAAGCAGCAGTACGATGGTGGCGCAAATCCTATCGAAAAGTCGCGAACGGGACTCCAAAGCTTTCGACAAATGGCTGAAAGCTAAAGT AGAGACGGAACGCATacggaaagaaaaagaacaaaaacgcAAACGACGCGAGGAGGCAATTAAAAAATTAGAGGAAGAACGTCGAAAGCAAGAAAGTGAGGAAAAGCTGAAGAAATGGGTGGAACGCAAAGAActggaaagaaaaaagaagcaagaaattcaagaaaaacagaagcaaaaaaAGGAATTAGAGCAGAAGCTTAGCAAAAATTGGACTAACAGTGATGACAGTACAACCAATTTCAACGCGTGGCTAAGCCGCGTTAAGCAACAGAAAGAAG AAACGAAACTACGCCAACTGGCAAAGCAGCGCATAGAGGAAGAGATCAAACAGCAGCGACAGGACCTGTCGCGAATGTTCTACGGCGAGTGGCTCAAATCGGCGAAGGACAAGCCGAAACCGGTTCCGCTGAACCGTGGCATCGAGAGCCTTCGGGGAACGGTTTCGAAAATCTTCATCAATCCCAATCCATGGCAGGCGactgactga